Proteins found in one Synechococcus sp. LA31 genomic segment:
- a CDS encoding ParB-like protein — MALRLPPFQPLPPPSGSAGDLLEVPLQALQPTQLCVGMAEIRSRQLDFANDDPKQRRRYLKRKPTPLVRSAAGELWMVDRHHRLRALLELDPNAMAFGYVVLQLAVAERHAVLEQLHQRGWLYLYDGRGLGPLHPMALPTSLSGTHDDPYRSLVWKLKREGLVEAAPLIPFHEFRWGAWLRSRNLPHFSSDRLEPALPAARALVRSQAASHLAGWIPS; from the coding sequence ATGGCATTGCGGCTGCCCCCTTTCCAACCGTTGCCGCCTCCATCAGGCAGCGCTGGTGATCTGCTGGAGGTGCCGCTGCAGGCGCTTCAGCCCACCCAGCTGTGTGTGGGCATGGCGGAGATTCGCAGCCGCCAGCTTGATTTCGCCAACGACGATCCCAAACAGCGGCGCCGCTATTTGAAGCGCAAGCCCACGCCGCTGGTTCGCAGTGCTGCCGGCGAGCTGTGGATGGTGGACCGGCACCACCGCTTGCGGGCGCTGCTCGAGCTCGACCCCAACGCCATGGCCTTTGGCTATGTGGTGCTGCAGTTGGCGGTGGCGGAGCGCCATGCGGTGCTTGAGCAGTTGCACCAGCGGGGCTGGCTCTATCTCTATGACGGCCGTGGCCTGGGACCGTTGCACCCCATGGCCCTGCCCACCAGCCTCAGCGGCACGCACGACGATCCCTATCGCAGCCTGGTGTGGAAGCTCAAGCGCGAGGGGCTGGTGGAAGCGGCTCCCTTGATTCCGTTCCACGAATTCCGCTGGGGTGCCTGGCTGCGCAGCCGCAACCTGCCCCATTTCAGCTCCGATCGGCTTGAACCTGCCCTGCCCGCGGCGCGGGCGCTGGTGCGCTCTCAGGCGGCCTCCCATCTGGCTGGTTGGATCCCGTCGTAA
- a CDS encoding DUF2808 domain-containing protein, with the protein MRNPWMLPALVALQVVAAPVQALELNGQTWFTRPPWKVDFTNYYAYVGQTGATYYFTLTLPEEAGAGLGGLVIQQTRGVDRNFQFAPERTKAFVGRPRREGASIPVQAQFDETERRVTVQFLQPPQPGQTITLALKPWNNPFQADTYMFAVQALPAGPNPVPASLGFATMPIFDGIRL; encoded by the coding sequence ATGAGAAATCCATGGATGCTTCCGGCGCTGGTGGCGTTGCAGGTGGTGGCGGCGCCGGTGCAAGCCCTGGAGCTCAACGGGCAAACCTGGTTCACCAGGCCGCCCTGGAAGGTGGATTTCACCAACTACTACGCCTATGTGGGGCAAACCGGCGCGACTTACTACTTCACGCTGACCCTGCCTGAGGAAGCTGGGGCCGGTTTGGGCGGTTTGGTGATTCAGCAAACCCGGGGGGTTGATCGCAACTTCCAGTTCGCACCCGAGCGCACCAAGGCGTTTGTGGGGCGGCCGCGGCGTGAGGGGGCCTCGATCCCGGTGCAGGCCCAGTTTGACGAAACGGAGCGCCGGGTCACGGTGCAATTCCTCCAACCACCGCAGCCGGGGCAAACGATCACCCTGGCGCTCAAGCCCTGGAACAACCCCTTCCAGGCCGATACCTACATGTTTGCGGTGCAGGCACTGCCAGCAGGGCCCAATCCCGTGCCTGCCTCGCTGGGCTTCGCCACGATGCCCATCTTTGATGGCATTCGTCTGTAA
- a CDS encoding AraC family transcriptional regulator, whose product MAVVAAYIAEHYATLLRIADVARACHVSVRTLQNLCHAHCGEPPLKVLRRFRLQQLHHAVISHPWTPLRVHYGSCGLNGSLADRDLFLQIYGCTVREHQEACRSKRFLHALAPDLVRSA is encoded by the coding sequence ATGGCCGTGGTGGCGGCTTACATCGCCGAGCACTACGCCACGCTGCTGCGCATTGCTGATGTGGCTCGCGCCTGCCATGTGAGTGTGCGCACCCTGCAGAACCTTTGCCATGCCCATTGCGGGGAGCCGCCTCTCAAGGTGTTGCGGCGCTTCCGGTTGCAACAACTGCACCACGCCGTGATCAGCCATCCCTGGACACCTTTGCGCGTGCACTACGGCAGTTGTGGGCTCAACGGCTCGTTGGCTGATCGTGACCTATTTCTGCAGATCTATGGCTGCACGGTGCGCGAGCACCAGGAGGCTTGCCGCAGCAAACGCTTCCTGCATGCGCTGGCGCCGGATCTGGTCCGCAGCGCCTAG